One Nicotiana tomentosiformis chromosome 1, ASM39032v3, whole genome shotgun sequence genomic window, TAGCGTTGGGAGATACAAAGATTTTGATGTTGACGGAATTGTAGTCAATGAAGATTCAAATTATAGTCAATTGAATTCCGCAATTGTAGAGCATCTAATTATCGATACCTCCGCAAAAATCATCGAAATCAAATACACTGTCAACGAACGTTGTCCTCCAATAGAAATTCGGAACGATGTGGGAGTTCGAGTGTATATGGAgacgaaaaaggaaaacaaaaacttAGAAATGTATCTGATGTGTATAATAGTGCGTGATTTCGATTTGGAATGCAGTATAATACGAGCACAATTGCAAGTTTGCTCTATTTTTCCAGTGCTGATGTTTTTTCAATTTCAAGTGTTTTACAATTTATCTACAATATTACTACATAACAAATGTAGTTCAACTGTTATGTCTCTACAAGTATTCTGTCAAATACTGAACACATGAACGTATAGAGGTCTGAATTACTATACTTTTAATTGAGTGCAGGTTCTTCTGATTACCGTAATACTAACATGGTACAATTGTCAAGTAATTATAACACAATTGGAGAAGTATCAGGAATAATGAAGTTGATTGATATGCAAACATCTCCGGCAATTGTGGAATATGAAAGTATCATCATAACAGAACATACGCCAAATGTAATTGAAGTAGGCCAAGTTTACCAAGACAAGCAAATAATTGTCAATGCAATGAAGCATTATTGTGTCATGAATAAGCTTCAATTTAGGGTGAAAATATCTAGTGCAAGAAGGTAGGAATATTTTATTTGTCAAATTCATATTGTGTATAAGTTGTAgttttttttgtatataaattgttCAAAATAAGTTGTTGTGCATAAATAGCCTTGTATTATGTAGCTACAATTTGCATAACATTTATTGGATTATTTTTATTATGTAGCTATTGCCTCGTATGTGTTGGGGACAATTGTACGTGGCACTTCAAGTCCACCAGCATAAATGAATCAGTATTATTCAAGGTTCGAAAATTCAACAGCTTGCACAGATGCTCTTTGATGGACAACACATATATACAACGCAAACTTACTGCCATGGTAGTTGGCAGTATGGTGATGCCAAAATATGCGGATCCTAATACAATAGACACACCCAAAGACATACAAACTGACATGTTGTCGGATCATGTTGTGAACTTAACATATGTGCAAGCTTGGAGAGCAAAGGAAAAGGCTTTGGAATTTTTAGAGGTTATCTTGCTGATTCCTACAGTCCCTTGCCGAGTTATTTATATATTCTGTAGAAGACTACTCCGGGGTCAGTAGTAAAATTGTAGAAGACTGAAGATGACTATTTTTTGTATGCATTTGTTGCACTTAGTACGTCCATCAAGGGTTGGGAGCATTGTAGGCCAGTTGTAGTAGTCGATGACACATTCTTGAAGTCGGCATATAGGGGAATCATGCTAACAACTAGCACAATGGATGCAGTAGGTAATGTAGATTAATTGTAAAAAATTTATTATAAAGTTATTTTTGAGAATGTATATTTTACCACTAGCATATGACGTTGTTGATTCAGAAAATGACACATCATGGAGGTGGTTATTTGAGCAATTCAAACATGCATATGGTGAAACTACAACAAAATGGGACTTTAGCAGCAATTATTTAGTGGCAATAAATTAGTTGTCGCCAATTTATTCACGAAAGGCAAATATTAGTGGCCAATGGATATCAGTCGGTAAATATTTACTTTTGGTATTCCCTCCAATTTCTAATTTTTCCTCTAAATCCTCTCCCGCGTAAACTCTCATACCCAGAAATTACAATTAAAGAAAAACAATTCCTAGGACAAGCTCTCTAAATATCCATCGGTAACCAAATTGACGGCCACCATCAGATTGGTGGTGAGTATCTCTATTTTTCTTTAGGTCTTACCATCATGTGGGTTGACTATATTAGAGTCAGTGGATGGTACAAAAATAAAGTTTGAATCTCACATCCGATTCCAAAAGCCAACGAATATGATgagttttttttttgtctttttggtTACTTTGTTGATgggtttctataatttttatctCCCGTCTCAATAACTACAAGAACACACATAGCAATTACGTTGTCTGAGTTTTGCAATTCAATAATTGTAACAAAACCCAAAGTGCCAGGCTGCTCCTCGGACATCGGATAACCATTACATTCAGTTCCCAGGCCGTCGTCTTGAAACTTCTAATTCGGTTGATAAAATTTTCTAATTGTTGGGTGTAGGGTTTTTGATTGCCGGAGATTTAATTCTTGaaagagaattttcttagtattTTTCTAATTTGGTATTGTTGGTTTATATAGTTTTCTAGCTTCCAGTTTCTATGAAACTGTTTTTCCAATAATCAAATCATACCACCTACTGATTGCTACAATGTAGATGATTTTATAGCATAATTTTCCATATTGTATAATGAATTTAGTGATTTAACTTCATTGTTTTTATTTTCTAGATCTCTAGTTGTTGAGATTTAATAGAAAAGCTAGTGCGATATAGTAAGTTTTTTTCTCTCTAATATATATTTTAGAAAAGCATTCATCTGCCATAGCATTTGTGATTGTATCAAGAGGAAGAGGTTGAATATGAACACGCTATTTATTTCAGCAAGTCTAAAATTGAAAATAAGTTATGTGTgttttaatatataaaaaaatgtgcctacaacatactttatgattgagtgagaTAGAGGGCCTTTTTTGTGAGGATAAGTGTGGATCGgtgctgcccgcctgcaacatactttattattatcgcacgtgagttgtccgtgcagattatagcgcttgggctgaaggagcccctccggagtctgtacacacccctagtgagcacaggtacctactgagtgcgagtgccgagtgctgagtgactgggaggcatgagtgattgtgaggtatgcccgagtggcaagagtgattatgaggtattcccgagtggcacgagtgactgtgaggtttgcacGAGGgaatgtatatgagtgatgttttgcccgaggggatgtttatgatttcatcatttttgctcacctttgcattgagcctttgtttgaaaaactgttggaaaaatgtctttaaaatgatttttactagaaaatgagatgtttgattcaaatcctgatttttaagagcatgtggtattttactgagatttcctgatatgaacgttatatgctttattgctcgtcaccactgcttagtctttatttattgttgttacttactgagttggcgtactcacgttactgcATGCACctagtgtgcagatccaggtgtagctggacacggtagcggttattgagtgttctggttggaGATTTTCTTgtagatagcaaggtagctgtttggcgatcgcagcccctgctcttctccctcttatcttcctctagttgtatttagctatttttcgggctgagttagccttgatattgttagacagattgtagtatatgctcatgactagtgataccccgatgtcgggcttttctttttcgcactgagttagtcggcttgcctagttccacgataggcgccatcatgataggggttagttttgggtcgtgacagagtggtattagagcataggttacataggtatcacaagtcatgaacgagtttagtagagtcttgcggatcggtatggagacatctgtacttatcttcgagaggttgtagaacctttaggaaacttcacattcttggattcttgtcgtgcgaatttgttgattctagtaattaaacatctgttgttttattctctcacagatggtgaggactcgtactaccgatcaagagggccagccaccagtaccaccagccagggatgcgagaggccgtggtaggggtagaggtacAGCCCGTATAGTAGTTGGgacagtacctacagatccaccggttgtcccagatcaggaccaggttccagttgttgatgcaccagctcaggcaccacctgtgcctattatgattccaggccttcatgaGGCCTttgctcagattctgacagcgtgtactggccttgctcaggcggtctctatttcgatggccgcaaccacttctcaggccacgggaggcactcagactcttgtcactcgcacacccgagcaggttattcagggacttcagacactagAGCTACCACCAGCCCAACTAGTtattgttgctcaggattatgtggttcctgctatgcctgaggatgatcagcgcaggttggagaggtttgggagacttcagccaccataTTTCAGTGGCACATAcatagaggatgctcaggactttttggacaggtgtcagagaatactccgtactgctggtattttggagacttgtggggtcttattcactacctttcagttttctggggctgcactcagacgGTGGGAGACTTACAATaggtgtaggcctgttggcgcaacaccccttacttggcagcagttctccgtggtctttttggagaagttcgtgcctcgatcctatagagaggagctgcatagacagtttgagcgactccaccagggtgatatgtctgtgacccaATATGAGATacgattctctgagttggcccgtcatgctatctggttggttcccacggacagagagaggatcatgaggtttattgatggtctcacttatcagctacagttgctcatgaccagagagagggtttcaggtgctacttttgatgaggtagtcgacattgctcgacaaaTTAAGATGGTTagcagtcaggagagggttgaacAGGAGgcaaagaggcctcgtggtcagggtgcattcagcggtgctccttttgggggtcagttctagcacgatagaggtcgtcatttcagacaggctcagtcaactcggccatttcatcggggtgaatcatctggtcatggttctcacagttctcatcagggccactcatcacttagtgcccttccagttcagagttcgtcccgtgcttcacctgttcagggctcttccgtgccaggttcttctaccagtcatcccgatGCTAGGGGTTCTCTTCAGTTTCCGCCACCaacaccagggagttattttgagatGCGGGGAGCttaggcatatgtggaggcagtgtcctcgtcgtcatggaggtctatctcagtaaaggattcagcctccgactacagcaccagctacctcaccacccgcccagtcagctcggggtggaggtcagtcagctagggtcgccttagagggggaggcagatcaggggtggTCAACCCCGTTTCTATTCTCtctaccagaccagatgctattgctttagatgttgtgattacaggtattgtctgagtttgccacagagatgcctcagtattatttgaccctggttccacgtattcatatgtttcctcgtatttcacctattttttggatatgccccatgagtccttagtttcatctgtatatgtatctactcatgtggcgatactattattatggaccgtatatatcggtcatgtgtggtgactattgggcgTGTgaagacccgagtagatctattgttgctcagtatggttgactttgatgtgatattgggtatgtattggttatctccatgtcatgttgttctatatTATCACActaagacggtgatgttggctatgccgagaattccgagggttgagtggagaggttctgtagattatgtaccaagtagggtgatttcatatttgaaggctcaacgcatggttgagaagggttgcctatcttatttggcttttgtgagggatgttaatgcagagactcctgtcatctATTCTGTTCCGATGGTACGTGATTTTTTGGATGTGtgtcctgcagacctaccgggcatgccacctgacatggatattgactttggtattgatttgatgccagacactcagtccatttctattccaccatatcgtatggcaccgacgaagttgaaggaattgaaagaatagcttcaggaactccttgatccGGTTCTAttcgtgaaaaagaaggatggttccatgagaatgtgtattgattacatgcagttgaacaaggtcacagttaagaacaagtatcttttgcctcgtattgatgatttattcgaccagcttcagggagcgagggtgttctccaagattgatttgagatccggttatcaccaactgatgattcgggattcagatattcttaaaacagctttcagaacccgatatggccattatgagttcttagtgatgtcttttgggctgaccaatgccccaacaacgttcatgaatttgatgaataatgtatttcagccctatttagactcattcgttgttgtatttattgatgacatcctggtgtactcccgtatccaggaggagcacgctTAGCATTTAAAGATTGTATTaaagagattgagggaggagaagctttatgtaaagttctccaaatgcgagttttggctcagttcagtagcattcttggggcacgtggtgtccgatgagggtattcaggtggatccgaagaagatagaggcggtgcagagttggcccagaccgtcctcaaccacggagattaggagctttcttggtttggcggattactaccgtcgctttgtggagggattttcatctattgcatcgcccttgaccaaattgacccaaaagggtgctccattcaggtggtcggatgaatgtgagaagagctttcagaagctcaagactgctttgaccacaactccagtgttagttctgccatcaacttcaggttcttacaccgtgtattatgatgcctcgaggataggcattggttgtgttttgatgcaggagggtagggtgattgcctatgcctcaagccagttgaagacccgtgagaagaactatcctatccatgatcgtgagttagcagccattattcacgccttgaagatttggcgtcattatttgtatggggttcattgtgagatttatactgatcaccggagtctgcaataTCTGTTAaagaagaaggatcttaatttgcatcagcggagatggttagagcttcttaaggactatgatataacTATTTTGTACTAtacggggaaggccaatgtggtggtcgatgctttgagtcgccgggttgagagtttggggagtttagcatatcttccaacagcagagagacctttggcattagatgttcagaccttagcaggccagcttgtcagattggatattttggagcctagtcgggtattggcttgtgtggtctccaggtcttctctttatgaccgtatcagggagcataagtatgatgaccctcacttgctcgttcttcgggacagggttcggagaggtgatgctagggatgtgactattggtgatggcGGGGtgttgagaatgcagggccggatatgtgtgcctaatgtagatgggcttcgagagctgattcttgaggaggcccatagctcgcggtattccatccatccgggtgccacgaagatgtgctaggatttgaggcagcactattggtggaggcggatgaagaaggatatggttgggtttgtggctcggtgtttaaactgtcagcaggttaagtatgagcatcagagaccgggtggcttgcttcagaggttagagatcccagagtggaagtgggagcggatcactatggactttgtagttgggctcccacagacttcgaggaagttcgaccctatttgggttattgtggatcggctgaccaagtccatgcacttcattccagttggtactacttactcttcagagcggttggctgaaatttacatccgagagatcgttcgcatgcatggtgtcccagtttttATCATTTCAGATaagggtactcagttcacatcgcagttttggagggccgtgcagcgagagttgggtactcaggttgagttaagcataacttttcaccctcagacggacggacagtccgagcgcactattcagatattggaggacatgttgcgcgcttgtgtcattgactttgggggttcatgggaccagtttctgccactcgcagagtttgcatataacaacagttatcagtcgagtattcagatggctccgtacgcggctttgtatgggagaaggtgtagatctccggtggatggtttgagccgggtgggGCTAGGATTTTaggtacaaacttggtccaggacgcattagataaggtgaaattgatttaggagtgacttcgcacagcgcaatccaggcagaagagctatacggataggaaggtccgtgatgtgtcttttatggttggggagaaggtttagatgaaggtatcacccgtgaagggccttttgaggtgcttcagaggataggagaggtggcttataagcttgccatGCCACCCAGCTcgtcgagtgtgcatctagtgtttcatgtttccatgctccggaattatattggagatccgtcccatgttttggatttcagcacagttcagttggagggtgatatgacttatgatgtggagccggtggctattttggataggcaggttcgaaggttgaggtcaaaggatataacttcagtaaaggtgcaatggagaggtcagcctgtggaagaggccacctgggagaccgagcgggagatgcggagcagatatccacgcctattcgagactccaggtatgtttctagacccgttcgaggatgaacggatatttaagagggagaggatgtaacgactcggccggtcgtttcgagagttataacctcgttttccccattcctacttctttttgtgttattcagctatattatgttatatcgggttagttggttcgagtccagaaggaactcggagtgaaacgagacacttagtctcataattgaaaattttaagttagaaaagtggactagatatggacctatgtgtaaacgacctcggatttgaattttgatgattatagctccgtatggtgattttgaacttatgagcgtgtccggaatattatttgaaagtccatagaggaattaggcttgaaatgccaaaagttttatttttgagaagtttgaccgggggttgactctttgatatcggggttggaatccgattctgaaaattagaatacctctgttatgtcatttaggattgtgtgcaaaatttgaggtcattcagacgtggtttggttggttttgtcatagattgccgaatttagaaatttagaagttcttaggcttgaatctgagggcaatttggtgtttggatgttgttttgagtgattcgaaggttcgactaagtttgtatgttgatatatgacttgttggtatttttggttaaggtcccaaaggcctcggggtaattccgggtggttaacggagtcgttgaagttggaaattgcagctggagctgctgcttctgctatttccacACCTGTGAAAGAAGGGGTCGGAGGTGCGAAGTCACTGGTgcgcgaggccttgagcgcataTGTGGATATGAGGCATTTGGACTGGTTTTGCAGATACGCACCTGGGACTGCAGATGCGAGTCAGCAGGTGCGAGAAAggggtccgcagatgcagaatctatgtgattaagtgagttgcgtagGTGCGCAccattgtccgcagatgcggaagcgcaggtgcgagaaaatggccgcatgtgcgaaaaacctggACAGAATCCTTAAATacaacccttcgcgaattttggtcattcttcacaatttcaactcgggttttggagcttttggaggggtTTGGAGaaggaatcaaggggatttcgttgaggtaagttacttgagccctaatacttgtatatatggcgAATTCTcgttgttttaatcatggtaattagtgaaaatgaggggttagggcttagaaattttggaaaaataatttaaggatttgaaggaccaaacgatgtcggattttgatgaatttggtatggttagactcgtgagtgaatgagaattctagttttgtgaattttgtctgATTTCTAGACGTGGgatcgggggccgggtttgagtcaatttcgggtttttgtctaattttgtggtttttcttgtggaatttattccattagcacgtattgatggtattgtactgattgtgaatagattctgaGCATTTataggccgagtccagaggcaagagcattgcgggttagagatttgaccagtttgaggtaagtaacgattgtaaatctagtcctcagggtatgaaaccccggatttcgtatcattctactattttggtgacacacatgctaggtgacgggcatgtgggcgtgcactgttggggatttgtgacttggtccgccccgtagtaACTGTAAAAtttcatactttgttgaaaccatttgatactcgtatgttttagaaataatttctgtaaattgggctgaataccatgtttgggccttgcgccaatgctgtttggacccttaggggttgtatcttaccatcctctcactgtttttgattgaaaatctatactcagtcatgtttatacttgtttaccgcataactcagttttatgactctattttgatgcatataaatattttgggccgaatgccctgttttactgaaatgcccgagtggcttgatttgtgaggatgagtgtggatcggggctgcccgcctgcagcatactttatgactgagtgaggccgagggcctgatttgtgaggatgagtgtggatcggggctgcccgcctgcatcatactttattattattgcacgtgagttgtccgtgcagattatagcgcttgggctgaaggagcccctccggagtctgtacacacccccagtgagcgtaggtacctattgagtgcgagtgctgagtgccaagtgctgagtgattggcagacatgagtgattgtgaggtatgcccgagtggcaagagtgattgtgagatatgcccgagtggcacgagtgactgtgaggtttgcccgagggactgtatatgagtgatgttttgcccgaggggctgtttatgatttcatcatttttgctcacctttgcattgagcctttgtttgaaaaactgttggaaaaatgtctttaaaatgatttttactagaaaacgagatgtttg contains:
- the LOC138891861 gene encoding uncharacterized protein — protein: MVQLSSNYNTIGEVSGIMKLIDMQTSPAIVEYESIIITEHTPNVIEVGQVYQDKQIIVNAMKHYCVMNKLQFRVKISSARSTSIKGWEHCRPVVVVDDTFLKSAYRGIMLTTSTMDAVEGQPPVPPARDARGRGRGRGTARIVVGTVPTDPPVVPDQDQVPVVDAPAQAPPVPIMIPGLHEAFAQILTACTGLAQAVSISMAATTSQATGGTQTLVTRTPEQVIQGLQTLELPPAQLVIVAQDYVVPAMPEDDQRRLERFGRLQPPYFSGTYIEDAQDFLDRCQRILRTAGILETCGVLFTTFQFSGAALRRWETYNRCRPVGATPLTWQQFSVVFLEKFVPRSYREELHRQFERLHQGDMSVTQYEIRFSELARHAIWLVPTDRERIMRERVSGATFDEVVDIARQIKMVSSQERVEQEAKRPRGQGAFSGAPFGEISDDTKRKHFSILEEANSDSSPNYSSNDYSVEEDINIAYKSVYSQSGSECHYTETYCTCGNTPASIRVLTDSSKEALYDVIQHINDEESRNCYLLELKNLILNHRNDKPKSKPAIVPFNMKQIMSCFDKPSEPSISDLGHEISELKGEIRDIKSILGKVELDVLTEHVLKQASTYEHKSEEEELPENDYHPENDVDNPINLSLTQNKTSTSNAPGITVITSIKPQSYHIPIKIVISKNFVINKITLLDSGADRNCIIKCIVPTQYPIPNKRDLLRRTYKANVYSKFDMKSGFWQIQVAKKDRYKIAFNIPFGQYE